One stretch of Amycolatopsis sp. NBC_00345 DNA includes these proteins:
- a CDS encoding acyclic terpene utilization AtuA family protein, whose amino-acid sequence METVRIGSGAGFADDRIEPAAELAERGRLDYLVFECLAERTVALAQLAKLRDPDAGYNEWLADRMAAVLPACVRHGTTIITNMGAAHPPAAARAVARLARDLGIRGLKIAAVTGDDVLTLVQGRDLPLQHRDDTLASLGAAVVSANAYLGCAPIVAALRQGADVVITGRVADPSLFLAPAVHEFGWSTVDWDVLGKGTAAGHLLECAGQVTGGYFADPGVKDVPDLARLGFPIAEVASDGSCTITKLPGSGGRVTVRTVTEQLLYEVHDPAAYLTPDVVADFSGARLEQTGHDAVALSGITGRERPRTLKVSVGYRDGFVGEGEISYTGPNASARGRLALDVVAERLRLTGLPATETRFELLGIDSVHRGAGGPHPVEPVEVRARVAGRTDTLARARRIGHEVSALWLNGPAGGGGVRRSAHEVIGIVSTFLPREDITAGITMLES is encoded by the coding sequence ATGGAGACAGTCAGGATCGGTTCCGGCGCCGGGTTCGCCGACGACCGCATCGAGCCCGCCGCCGAGCTGGCGGAGCGGGGGCGGCTGGACTACCTCGTGTTCGAGTGCCTGGCGGAACGGACGGTGGCGCTGGCGCAGCTGGCCAAGCTCCGCGATCCGGACGCCGGGTACAACGAGTGGCTGGCCGACCGGATGGCCGCCGTGCTCCCCGCCTGCGTGCGCCACGGCACCACGATCATCACCAACATGGGCGCGGCCCATCCGCCGGCCGCCGCCCGCGCGGTCGCCCGCCTCGCCCGCGACCTGGGCATCCGCGGGCTGAAGATCGCCGCCGTCACCGGCGACGACGTGCTCACCCTGGTCCAGGGCCGGGATCTGCCGCTGCAGCACCGCGACGACACCCTCGCGTCGCTGGGCGCCGCGGTCGTGTCCGCGAACGCCTATCTGGGGTGCGCGCCGATCGTGGCCGCGTTGCGGCAGGGCGCCGACGTCGTGATCACCGGGCGGGTCGCGGACCCGTCGCTGTTCCTCGCCCCGGCGGTGCACGAGTTCGGCTGGTCCACTGTGGACTGGGACGTGCTGGGCAAGGGAACCGCGGCCGGGCACCTGCTGGAGTGCGCGGGGCAGGTGACCGGGGGCTACTTCGCCGATCCCGGCGTCAAGGACGTGCCCGATCTGGCGCGGCTCGGCTTCCCGATCGCGGAGGTGGCGAGTGACGGCTCGTGCACGATCACCAAACTGCCCGGATCCGGGGGCCGGGTTACCGTACGCACCGTGACCGAGCAGCTGCTCTACGAAGTGCACGATCCGGCCGCCTACCTGACCCCGGACGTGGTCGCGGACTTCTCCGGCGCCCGGCTGGAGCAGACCGGCCACGACGCGGTGGCCCTGTCCGGGATCACCGGCCGGGAACGCCCCCGCACCCTGAAGGTGTCGGTCGGCTACCGCGACGGCTTCGTCGGCGAGGGCGAGATCTCCTACACCGGGCCCAACGCGTCGGCCCGCGGGCGACTGGCACTGGACGTCGTGGCCGAGCGCCTGCGGCTGACCGGGCTGCCGGCCACCGAAACCCGATTCGAACTGCTCGGCATCGACTCGGTGCACCGCGGCGCGGGCGGCCCGCACCCGGTCGAGCCCGTCGAGGTGCGGGCCCGCGTCGCCGGCCGCACCGACACCCTGGCCCGGGCCCGGCGCATCGGCCACGAGGTGAGTGCGTTGTGGCTCAACGGCCCGGCCGGGGGCGGTGGCGTCCGGCGGTCCGCGCACGAGGTCATCGGCATCGTGTCCACGTTCCTGCCGCGCGAGGACATCACCGCCGGCATCACGATGCTGGAGTCCTGA
- a CDS encoding LysR family transcriptional regulator yields MDLTLHQLEIFTRVARSGSFTQAARELLLSQPVLSRTVRDVERVLATTLFERTTRSVELTAEGREFLAVAEDILTGYRAGMNRFAGYRAGDRGTITLSALPSIAATLLPPVVSAFLAGHPAVRFTILDGTTQEVLDHVRAGTADLAFTETAVPDPGLVTRPLREEPMLAVLPAGHHLAARSRLTWADLARETFIAFTSDSSIRRLTDLAFTQAEAVPTSVVETRTVATAAGMIAAGLGISAMPELVLPLASFAPVVARPLDSPAVTRKLAVHSRRSPPLSPAAGRFLEHLVTAVLEPA; encoded by the coding sequence ATGGATCTGACCTTGCACCAGCTGGAGATCTTCACGCGGGTGGCGCGTTCGGGGTCGTTCACCCAAGCGGCTCGTGAGCTGCTGCTCAGCCAGCCGGTGCTCAGCCGCACGGTCCGCGACGTCGAACGCGTCCTGGCGACGACGCTGTTCGAGCGGACCACCCGATCGGTCGAGCTGACCGCCGAAGGCCGGGAGTTCCTGGCCGTCGCCGAGGACATCCTCACCGGGTACCGCGCCGGGATGAACCGGTTCGCCGGCTACCGCGCCGGGGACCGCGGCACCATCACGCTGTCCGCGCTGCCCTCGATCGCCGCGACCCTGCTGCCCCCGGTCGTGTCCGCGTTCCTGGCCGGGCATCCCGCCGTCCGGTTCACCATCCTCGACGGCACCACCCAGGAGGTGCTGGACCACGTCCGCGCCGGGACCGCCGACCTCGCCTTCACCGAGACCGCCGTCCCGGACCCCGGCCTGGTCACCCGGCCGCTGCGGGAGGAACCGATGCTCGCGGTCCTGCCCGCCGGCCACCACCTGGCCGCGCGATCCCGCCTGACCTGGGCCGACCTCGCTCGGGAAACCTTCATCGCCTTCACCTCGGACAGCAGCATCCGCCGCCTCACCGACCTCGCCTTCACCCAGGCCGAAGCCGTCCCCACTTCGGTGGTCGAGACCCGCACCGTCGCCACCGCGGCCGGCATGATCGCCGCCGGGCTCGGCATCAGCGCCATGCCCGAACTCGTGCTGCCGCTGGCGTCGTTCGCCCCGGTCGTCGCCCGGCCGCTGGATTCCCCGGCGGTGACCCGGAAACTGGCCGTGCACAGCCGACGGTCACCACCGCTCTCACCCGCCGCCGGCCGCTTCCTCGAGCATCTCGTCACGGCCGTCCTCGAGCCGGCCTGA
- a CDS encoding family 78 glycoside hydrolase catalytic domain has product MLPSHLWRTTAAALAAVLALSAASAPPAGAAPPVQLTGAHWVWYPEGSPAVAAPAANRYFRKTFTVPAGAVSDARFVVTGDDLVDVWLNGSPLASSARTAGAWRTALSVDLRPALRPGANTIAVSVRNTAGTAGLLGHLRVTTGAGATDLITDGSWKTAKTVPEGWEQPAFADGGWASARDLGAYGTGPWGRAIAIPDANAASPLMVANGTVNRQSSPLGIDPAQARFGWQLGSGAAAQERQSAYQLVVSAKGHDVWDSGRVESGQQADVAYGGPALASLTAYTWRVRAWDSQGRAGRWSTTQRFETGLAAPATEWTGDFIGRAGTGPDLAGASWIWYPEGDPAGGIPPATRFFRRTLDLAAAPAKATLVVTGDDSAAVWVNGALVSTSPRATDSWKQAAVVDLGGKLTAGTNTIAVQSENTTQSPAGLIAKLTVPGGPTVVTDGGWKANQTGPAGWEKSGFDDSAWAAARAVAAYGTGPWGTNVTISSPAPLLRKGFTVTKPVATARLLTTALGLQETRLNGAKVGDDVLAPGWTDYTKRLQYKVYDVTGRIRQGENALGASLGNGWYSGSLGIAGSQRYGTQPWYSAQLELTYADGTGSVVATDGSWKTIDGPIRADDLYQGETYDARQAVAGWDSPGFDDRAWPDAGVRTGAKPNLVSQVDNGVTVQQDFHPVAITQPKPGVWVLDMGQNFSGWNRLSVTGPAGTTMTMRHAEVLNPDGTIYTANLRAAQATDRFTLAGTGKPETYEPRFTVHGYRYVELTGLPSAPTADTVTGRAMWTAGAQTGTFTSSNPMVNQLQHNILWGERSNMLSIPSDCPQRDERLGWTGDIGIFAGTSTFNLDVHNFLGKFAGDLVDAQRDDGSFTDVAPDVLSGSGTAGWGDAGVIVPYTLWQRYGDTGVITEHFDAMVKWVEYLRATSGSDLIRDHQTYGDWLNVNDNTAQDVVSTAFFAWSARLVSRMAAATGHTAEATKYGTLADQVGAAFTAKFVAADGTVGASTQTAYVLALAFGLLPADRVQASADKLAAKVAATGGHLSVGFLGVENLLPVLADHGHADVAYQVLLQPDFPGWGYMIGHGATTIWERWDGIKPDGSFNDPGMNSFNHYGLGSVGDFLYREVGGLSAAGPGYSSLLVAPRPGGGLTSAKSAYQTPYGGAVSDWSVSGGKLTLRVTVPAGTSATVKVPTNRPDAISAPASAVPSAPGTFFVPGGSYVFSAPA; this is encoded by the coding sequence ATGCTGCCCTCGCACCTCTGGCGAACGACCGCCGCCGCGCTCGCCGCGGTACTGGCCCTCTCCGCCGCCTCCGCCCCACCGGCCGGCGCCGCGCCGCCGGTCCAGCTCACCGGCGCGCACTGGGTCTGGTACCCGGAGGGCTCGCCCGCCGTCGCCGCGCCCGCCGCGAACCGGTACTTCCGCAAGACGTTCACCGTGCCCGCGGGCGCGGTCAGCGACGCCCGGTTCGTGGTGACCGGCGACGACCTGGTGGACGTCTGGCTGAACGGCAGTCCGCTGGCCTCCTCGGCCCGCACCGCGGGCGCGTGGCGGACCGCGCTGTCGGTCGACCTGCGGCCCGCGCTTCGCCCTGGTGCCAACACGATCGCCGTCTCCGTGCGCAACACCGCCGGGACGGCCGGGCTGCTCGGGCACCTGCGGGTGACCACCGGCGCGGGCGCGACGGACCTGATCACCGACGGCAGCTGGAAGACCGCGAAGACCGTGCCCGAGGGCTGGGAGCAGCCCGCCTTCGCCGACGGCGGCTGGGCGAGCGCCCGGGACCTCGGCGCCTACGGCACCGGTCCGTGGGGCCGCGCGATCGCGATCCCCGACGCGAACGCGGCGTCACCGCTGATGGTCGCGAACGGGACCGTCAACCGGCAGAGCAGCCCGCTGGGCATCGATCCCGCGCAGGCGCGGTTCGGCTGGCAGCTGGGGTCCGGCGCGGCGGCGCAGGAACGGCAGTCCGCCTACCAGCTCGTGGTGTCCGCCAAGGGCCACGACGTCTGGGACAGCGGCCGGGTCGAGTCCGGGCAGCAGGCCGACGTGGCCTACGGCGGGCCCGCGCTCGCGTCGCTGACCGCCTACACCTGGCGGGTGCGGGCGTGGGACAGCCAGGGCCGCGCCGGCCGCTGGAGCACGACGCAGCGGTTCGAGACCGGTCTGGCCGCCCCCGCCACGGAGTGGACGGGTGACTTCATCGGCCGCGCCGGCACCGGCCCGGACCTCGCCGGGGCGAGCTGGATCTGGTACCCGGAAGGCGACCCGGCGGGCGGGATCCCGCCCGCGACACGGTTCTTCCGGCGCACCCTCGACCTGGCCGCGGCGCCGGCGAAGGCCACCCTCGTGGTGACCGGCGACGACAGCGCCGCGGTCTGGGTCAACGGCGCACTGGTGAGCACGTCGCCCCGGGCCACGGACTCGTGGAAGCAGGCGGCCGTGGTGGACCTCGGCGGGAAGCTGACCGCCGGGACCAACACCATCGCCGTGCAGAGCGAGAACACCACGCAGAGCCCGGCCGGGCTGATCGCCAAGCTGACCGTGCCGGGCGGGCCCACCGTGGTCACCGACGGCGGCTGGAAGGCGAACCAGACCGGCCCGGCCGGCTGGGAGAAGTCCGGCTTCGACGACAGCGCGTGGGCCGCGGCTCGGGCGGTGGCCGCGTACGGCACCGGCCCGTGGGGCACGAACGTGACCATCAGCTCCCCCGCTCCCCTGCTGCGCAAGGGTTTCACCGTCACCAAGCCCGTCGCCACCGCGCGGCTGCTGACCACCGCGCTGGGGCTGCAGGAGACCCGGCTCAACGGTGCGAAGGTCGGCGACGACGTGCTCGCCCCGGGCTGGACCGACTACACGAAACGCCTGCAGTACAAGGTCTACGACGTGACCGGGCGGATCCGCCAGGGCGAGAACGCGCTCGGCGCGTCACTCGGCAACGGCTGGTACTCCGGCAGCCTCGGCATCGCCGGCTCCCAGCGCTACGGCACCCAGCCGTGGTACTCGGCGCAGCTGGAGCTGACCTACGCCGACGGCACCGGCTCCGTCGTCGCCACCGACGGCAGCTGGAAGACGATCGACGGGCCGATCCGCGCCGACGACCTCTACCAGGGCGAGACCTACGACGCCCGCCAGGCCGTCGCGGGCTGGGACAGCCCCGGCTTCGACGACCGGGCCTGGCCCGACGCCGGGGTGCGGACGGGCGCGAAGCCGAACCTGGTGTCCCAAGTGGACAATGGCGTGACCGTGCAGCAGGACTTCCACCCGGTCGCGATCACCCAGCCCAAGCCGGGCGTCTGGGTGCTGGACATGGGCCAGAACTTCAGCGGCTGGAACCGGCTCTCGGTGACCGGGCCGGCGGGCACGACCATGACCATGCGCCACGCCGAGGTGCTCAACCCGGACGGCACGATCTACACCGCCAACCTGCGCGCGGCGCAGGCGACCGACCGGTTCACCTTGGCGGGCACCGGGAAACCGGAGACCTACGAGCCCCGGTTCACCGTGCACGGCTACCGGTACGTCGAGCTGACCGGCCTGCCCTCGGCGCCCACCGCGGACACCGTCACCGGGCGGGCGATGTGGACGGCCGGCGCGCAGACCGGCACGTTCACCTCGTCGAACCCGATGGTGAACCAGTTGCAGCACAACATCCTCTGGGGTGAGCGCTCGAACATGCTGTCCATCCCGAGCGACTGCCCGCAGCGCGACGAGCGGCTGGGCTGGACCGGCGACATCGGCATCTTCGCCGGCACCTCGACGTTCAACCTCGACGTGCACAACTTCCTCGGCAAGTTCGCCGGCGACCTGGTCGACGCGCAGCGCGACGACGGCTCGTTCACCGACGTGGCGCCGGACGTGCTGAGCGGCTCCGGCACGGCGGGCTGGGGCGACGCGGGCGTCATCGTGCCGTACACCCTGTGGCAGCGCTACGGCGACACCGGCGTGATCACCGAGCACTTCGACGCGATGGTCAAGTGGGTCGAGTACCTGCGCGCCACGTCGGGCAGCGACCTGATCCGCGACCACCAGACCTACGGCGACTGGCTCAACGTCAACGACAACACCGCGCAGGACGTCGTCTCCACCGCGTTCTTCGCGTGGTCGGCGCGGCTGGTTTCGCGAATGGCGGCCGCCACCGGGCACACTGCCGAGGCGACCAAGTACGGCACGCTGGCCGACCAGGTCGGCGCGGCGTTCACCGCGAAGTTCGTCGCCGCGGACGGGACGGTCGGGGCCAGCACCCAGACCGCGTACGTGCTGGCGCTGGCGTTCGGCCTGCTCCCGGCGGACCGCGTCCAGGCCTCGGCGGACAAGCTGGCGGCGAAGGTCGCGGCCACCGGCGGGCACCTGAGCGTCGGGTTCCTCGGCGTGGAGAACCTGCTGCCGGTGCTGGCCGACCACGGCCACGCCGACGTCGCGTACCAGGTGCTGCTGCAGCCGGACTTCCCCGGCTGGGGCTACATGATCGGCCACGGCGCGACCACGATCTGGGAGCGCTGGGACGGCATCAAGCCGGACGGCTCGTTCAACGACCCGGGCATGAACTCGTTCAACCACTACGGCCTCGGCTCGGTGGGCGACTTCCTCTACCGCGAGGTGGGCGGCCTGTCCGCGGCCGGCCCGGGCTACTCGTCGCTGCTGGTGGCACCCCGCCCCGGCGGCGGCCTCACCTCGGCGAAGTCGGCGTACCAGACGCCGTACGGCGGCGCGGTCAGCGACTGGTCGGTCTCGGGAGGGAAGCTCACCCTGCGCGTGACCGTGCCGGCCGGGACCTCGGCCACGGTGAAGGTGCCGACCAACCGGCCGGACGCGATCAGCGCCCCGGCCTCGGCGGTGCCCTCGGCGCCCGGCACGTTCTTCGTGCCCGGCGGGTCGTACGTGTTCAGCGCCCCGGCGTGA
- a CDS encoding family 43 glycosylhydrolase has protein sequence MTPALAVLVLLANLLLGSPAHAAVTVVNSDATGPVSRFDVDGNALDAHDGSILQVGNTFYLYGTSYACGYGYQRNSTFCGFKAYSSPDLVHWTDRGHIVPPGSCAYCFRPHVVFNARTGQYVLWADGGGRYLVATSPTPTGLFTAQPDPKLAVGGAVDESLFVDTDGTGYVIHNTTQVGAGLTADMVVERLTPDYLGTTGEYVRLGLGDVEAFTVFKRDGVYHALMSDPSCAYCAGGTGEMTATSMLGAWSGAWYDPDGVHQSGRAEPRWRARIVNADNCGGQPLATLPVVGADGKTGYYFVSDRWDHRAPNESLADFFLGPMSFDHDGTLRDISCVDRFSFTPAAPPGHYTTPPDLDQNSGFDGFHHYCDIGGNVVRQQGFTPSRTGTLTAASITTFQRGNPDAPVTLDVVDGADGTVLSRTGFAVVDVPWAPAALTAHPGIPVTAGHPYLLRLESATTTGCYGWEYNDTGPYPSGAESYSTDHSGSFTAEPGRDLKFGTGVHPA, from the coding sequence ATGACCCCCGCGCTCGCCGTTCTCGTGCTGCTCGCGAACCTGCTGCTCGGCTCCCCGGCCCATGCCGCCGTGACCGTGGTGAACTCCGACGCGACCGGGCCGGTGAGCCGGTTCGACGTCGACGGCAACGCCCTGGACGCGCACGACGGGTCGATCCTCCAGGTGGGCAACACCTTCTACCTCTACGGCACCAGCTACGCCTGCGGTTACGGCTACCAGCGGAACAGCACCTTCTGCGGGTTCAAGGCCTACAGCTCGCCGGACCTGGTGCACTGGACCGATCGCGGCCACATCGTCCCGCCCGGCTCGTGCGCGTACTGCTTCCGGCCGCACGTGGTCTTCAACGCCCGCACCGGCCAGTACGTGCTGTGGGCCGACGGCGGCGGCCGCTACCTGGTCGCCACCAGCCCCACGCCCACCGGGCTGTTCACCGCGCAGCCGGACCCGAAGCTGGCCGTCGGCGGCGCCGTGGACGAGTCGCTGTTCGTCGACACCGACGGCACCGGTTACGTCATCCACAACACCACCCAGGTCGGCGCCGGGCTGACCGCGGACATGGTGGTCGAGCGGCTCACCCCGGACTACCTCGGCACCACCGGCGAGTACGTCCGCCTGGGACTGGGCGACGTCGAGGCGTTCACCGTCTTCAAGCGCGACGGCGTTTACCACGCCCTGATGTCCGACCCGTCGTGCGCCTACTGCGCGGGCGGGACCGGTGAGATGACCGCGACGTCGATGCTCGGCGCGTGGTCGGGCGCCTGGTACGACCCGGACGGCGTCCACCAGAGCGGCCGGGCCGAACCCCGCTGGCGCGCCCGGATCGTCAACGCCGACAACTGCGGCGGGCAGCCGCTCGCCACCCTGCCGGTCGTCGGCGCGGACGGGAAAACCGGCTACTACTTCGTGTCCGACCGCTGGGACCACCGCGCGCCCAACGAGTCGCTCGCCGACTTCTTCCTCGGCCCGATGAGCTTCGACCACGACGGGACTCTGCGGGACATCTCCTGCGTCGACCGGTTCTCCTTCACCCCGGCCGCTCCCCCTGGGCACTACACCACCCCGCCGGACCTCGACCAGAACAGCGGCTTCGACGGCTTCCACCATTACTGCGACATCGGCGGGAACGTCGTGCGGCAGCAGGGTTTCACGCCGTCGCGCACCGGCACGCTCACCGCCGCGTCGATCACCACGTTCCAGCGCGGGAACCCGGACGCGCCGGTGACGCTGGACGTCGTCGACGGGGCCGACGGCACCGTGCTGAGCCGGACCGGCTTCGCCGTCGTGGACGTGCCGTGGGCGCCGGCCGCGCTGACCGCCCACCCGGGCATCCCGGTGACCGCGGGCCACCCGTACCTGCTGCGGCTGGAATCCGCCACCACCACCGGCTGCTACGGCTGGGAGTACAACGACACCGGCCCGTACCCGTCCGGCGCGGAGTCCTACAGCACCGACCACAGTGGATCATTCACCGCCGAGCCGGGCCGGGACCTGAAGTTCGGCACCGGCGTCCACCCCGCGTAA
- a CDS encoding SigE family RNA polymerase sigma factor has translation MEQDAGASAGAWWEDEFVAYVAASSAYLRSTAFVLCGDWHRADDLLQVTFLKLYRVWPRLVRRGELDGYVRRMVVRAFLSENRRKWRSREHLPGELPDVTASPESDHAQRLSVRAALGGVPPKQRAVLVLRYWDDLSVDETAAALGCTAGTVKSQSSRGLATLRKLLDPHQLGHFPGLAPQEERA, from the coding sequence GTGGAGCAAGACGCGGGCGCCTCGGCCGGGGCGTGGTGGGAGGACGAGTTCGTCGCGTACGTCGCGGCGTCCTCGGCGTACCTGCGCTCGACCGCGTTTGTCCTGTGCGGGGACTGGCACCGGGCCGACGACCTGCTGCAGGTCACCTTCCTCAAGCTCTACCGGGTCTGGCCGCGGCTCGTCCGGCGGGGTGAGCTGGACGGGTACGTGCGGCGGATGGTCGTGCGCGCGTTCCTGAGCGAGAACCGGCGGAAGTGGCGTTCGCGCGAGCACCTGCCCGGCGAGCTGCCGGACGTGACGGCGTCGCCGGAATCCGACCACGCCCAGCGGCTCTCCGTGCGCGCGGCGCTGGGCGGCGTTCCCCCGAAACAGCGCGCGGTCCTCGTGCTGCGCTACTGGGACGACCTCAGCGTCGACGAGACCGCCGCCGCGCTCGGCTGCACGGCCGGCACCGTCAAGAGCCAGTCCTCGCGGGGCCTGGCGACGCTGCGCAAGCTCCTCGACCCCCATCAGCTCGGGCACTTCCCCGGCCTCGCACCCCAGGAGGAGCGGGCATGA
- a CDS encoding AtuA-related protein, which yields MKLHDIAHARAGDKGDISDLSVIAYRPGDYPFLCEHLTAERVRRHFADIVRGRVDRYELPGLHALKFVLHDALDGGVTRTLNLDAHGKTLSSSLLELDLPEHPEDDRR from the coding sequence GTGAAGCTGCACGACATCGCCCACGCCCGGGCCGGCGACAAGGGTGACATCAGCGACCTGTCGGTCATCGCCTACCGGCCCGGTGACTACCCGTTCCTGTGCGAGCACCTGACCGCCGAGCGCGTACGGCGCCACTTCGCCGACATCGTCCGCGGCCGGGTCGACCGCTACGAGCTGCCAGGGCTGCACGCGCTGAAGTTCGTCCTGCACGACGCGCTGGACGGCGGAGTCACCCGCACCCTGAACCTCGACGCCCACGGCAAGACCCTCAGCTCCTCGCTGCTGGAGCTGGACCTTCCCGAACACCCGGAGGATGATCGACGATGA
- a CDS encoding carboxylesterase/lipase family protein yields the protein MTGPDLMYTVDINDGRLRGGPLPGGGALFAGIPFAAPPVGPLRLRPPQPPQPWSDVRDATEFRPAPPQRLPALLAGTGSGAGSGEGDSATTSMVEAVAGGAGAHDEDCLYLNVWTPELSGRRPVLVWIYGGGFDSGSAGLPSTDGAALSRLTGAVVVAANYRVGALGFLHLAELGGPGWAGSSNLGLQDQAMALRWVRDNIAAFGGDPGNITVAGESAGAFSIGSLLAAPAAGGTFHRAILSSGSTGRVFAADTGTAIAADLLAKLGLDTVDELADVPVERILDVQTSVIDTDIGRRNLPGGRSWGVVLDGTVLPRDPQAAVADGAAAGIGLLVGANRDEMRMFQAMQGAAYVPTDEPALLAEMEQAGVTEPARLLAGYRQRSPEADLATLRTLFLTDAVYRRPASALAAAQTAAGGSAHTYLFAAEPLGPDLGAFHGADLVLVFDALERTGNATPELIKVRDDLAGAWARFAATGDPGWAPYDPDARQNTRQFGGAGEMVTEPPADEAAAAWATASEAVKP from the coding sequence ATGACCGGCCCTGATCTTATGTACACAGTGGACATTAATGACGGCCGGTTGCGCGGTGGTCCGCTGCCCGGCGGGGGCGCGCTGTTCGCCGGTATCCCGTTCGCCGCGCCGCCGGTCGGGCCGCTCCGGCTGCGCCCGCCGCAGCCGCCGCAGCCGTGGTCCGATGTCCGCGACGCCACCGAGTTCCGCCCGGCACCGCCGCAGCGCCTGCCCGCCCTGCTGGCCGGAACCGGATCCGGAGCGGGATCCGGAGAGGGAGACAGTGCCACCACCTCGATGGTCGAAGCCGTCGCGGGCGGGGCCGGTGCCCACGACGAGGACTGCCTCTACCTCAACGTCTGGACCCCGGAGCTCTCCGGCCGCCGCCCGGTCCTGGTCTGGATCTACGGCGGGGGTTTCGACAGTGGCTCGGCCGGTCTCCCGTCGACCGACGGCGCCGCCCTGTCCCGGCTGACCGGCGCGGTGGTGGTCGCGGCGAACTACCGCGTCGGCGCGCTGGGCTTCCTGCACCTGGCCGAGCTCGGCGGTCCCGGCTGGGCCGGTTCGAGCAACCTCGGCCTGCAGGACCAGGCGATGGCACTGCGGTGGGTGCGGGACAACATCGCGGCCTTCGGCGGCGACCCGGGCAACATCACCGTCGCCGGGGAGTCCGCGGGCGCGTTCTCCATCGGCTCGCTGCTCGCCGCCCCGGCCGCCGGAGGCACCTTCCACCGGGCGATCCTGAGCAGCGGCAGCACCGGCCGGGTGTTCGCCGCGGACACCGGCACCGCCATCGCCGCCGACCTGCTCGCCAAGCTGGGACTGGACACAGTGGACGAACTGGCCGACGTGCCGGTCGAGCGGATCCTGGACGTGCAGACCTCGGTCATCGACACCGACATCGGCCGCCGCAACCTGCCCGGCGGCCGCTCCTGGGGCGTCGTGCTGGACGGCACCGTCCTGCCGCGGGACCCGCAGGCCGCGGTCGCCGACGGCGCCGCCGCCGGAATCGGGCTGCTGGTCGGGGCCAACCGGGACGAGATGCGCATGTTCCAGGCCATGCAGGGCGCCGCTTACGTTCCCACGGACGAGCCGGCGCTGCTGGCGGAGATGGAACAGGCCGGTGTCACCGAACCCGCGCGGCTGCTGGCCGGCTACCGGCAACGGTCACCGGAGGCCGACCTGGCCACGCTGCGCACACTGTTCCTGACCGACGCCGTCTACCGGCGGCCGGCCTCCGCGCTGGCCGCCGCCCAGACCGCGGCCGGGGGCAGCGCGCACACCTACCTGTTCGCCGCCGAACCGCTCGGCCCCGACCTCGGTGCCTTCCACGGCGCCGACCTCGTCCTGGTGTTCGACGCACTGGAACGCACCGGTAACGCCACCCCCGAACTCATCAAGGTCCGCGACGACCTCGCCGGAGCGTGGGCCCGCTTCGCCGCCACCGGCGACCCCGGCTGGGCACCCTACGACCCCGATGCGCGTCAGAACACCCGGCAATTCGGCGGCGCCGGGGAAATGGTCACCGAACCACCGGCCGACGAGGCAGCCGCCGCGTGGGCGACCGCGAGCGAGGCGGTCAAGCCCTAG